A stretch of the Leptotrichia sp. oral taxon 223 genome encodes the following:
- a CDS encoding carbohydrate porin, whose amino-acid sequence MRKKLLLALTAFLLACSFMNAETLEERVERLERELRETKEELTKQIAEKQTPAPAPAPAPAFSMASITDGFEFHGYGRAGLLIDQQGEKGSTFKVQDEGFAKKYRLGNEDDTYAEMELVKKFDINGAQGSVHYMFSTKSGSGNDYKTWTAGNPNDPGSENDSFKTRQFYVDITPNGGVTYWAGKRYYNREDIHINDYYIKDFSGTGAGIQNIKLGSGTADVAVIATDPGKHPEYTLHTKYSVGPWAFELAGHTMRSDSTDKDIAEWGTQGAISYSLPGFYGFKDNGFSKIVLQGGVGLGSASGLGTATSWGDSRKDAVSVNLITYGQANLSDRWQVMPELGYRYDKNFWGTKDQRQQWLTAGVRVSNPITSHFAMQYETGVDYVKVRKGDTDYDSGLFKLTVAPTLKLDTENFWGRPEIRAFVTYGHGFGDKKMIRKDLDGKEHNKGVLFGIQTEVWF is encoded by the coding sequence ATGAGAAAAAAATTACTTTTAGCATTGACAGCATTCTTACTGGCATGTTCTTTTATGAATGCGGAAACGCTTGAAGAAAGAGTTGAAAGGCTTGAAAGAGAGTTAAGAGAAACTAAAGAAGAATTGACAAAGCAAATAGCTGAAAAACAAACACCTGCACCAGCGCCAGCCCCTGCGCCAGCATTCAGCATGGCAAGCATAACTGATGGATTTGAATTTCATGGTTATGGAAGAGCAGGACTTCTTATAGATCAGCAAGGAGAAAAAGGAAGCACATTTAAAGTACAGGATGAGGGATTTGCTAAAAAATATAGACTTGGTAATGAAGATGATACATACGCAGAAATGGAATTAGTGAAAAAATTTGATATAAATGGGGCACAAGGTTCAGTTCACTACATGTTCTCAACAAAATCAGGTTCAGGAAATGACTATAAAACATGGACTGCAGGAAATCCAAATGATCCAGGTTCTGAAAATGACTCATTTAAAACTAGACAATTTTATGTTGACATAACACCAAATGGTGGAGTTACATATTGGGCTGGAAAAAGATACTATAACAGAGAAGACATTCATATAAATGACTATTATATTAAAGACTTCTCAGGAACAGGAGCAGGGATTCAAAACATAAAACTTGGTTCAGGAACAGCGGATGTTGCTGTAATAGCGACAGATCCTGGAAAACACCCTGAATACACGCTTCATACTAAATATTCAGTAGGTCCTTGGGCATTTGAACTGGCAGGACACACAATGAGATCGGATTCTACTGACAAAGACATAGCCGAATGGGGAACACAAGGTGCAATTAGTTATAGCTTGCCAGGATTCTATGGATTTAAAGATAATGGATTTTCTAAAATTGTATTGCAAGGTGGGGTAGGACTTGGTTCTGCAAGCGGACTGGGAACTGCTACTTCATGGGGAGATAGCCGAAAAGATGCCGTATCTGTAAACTTAATCACATATGGACAAGCTAATCTTTCAGACAGATGGCAAGTTATGCCTGAATTAGGATACAGATATGACAAGAACTTCTGGGGAACTAAAGATCAAAGACAGCAATGGCTAACAGCAGGAGTAAGAGTCAGCAACCCTATAACAAGCCATTTTGCTATGCAATATGAAACAGGAGTAGACTATGTAAAAGTTCGTAAGGGAGATACAGACTACGACAGTGGATTATTTAAATTAACAGTGGCGCCTACTTTGAAACTTGATACGGAAAACTTCTGGGGACGTCCTGAAATCAGAGCATTTGTAACTTACGGACACGGTTTTGGGGATAAAAAGATGATAAGAAAAGACTTAGATGGAAAGGAACATAATAAAGGAGTATTATTTGGAATTCAGACAGAAGTTTGGTTCTAG
- a CDS encoding ABC transporter ATP-binding protein, which produces MSRVVLKKVEKQYPNGFKAVHGIDLDIKDGEFMVFVGPSGCAKSTTLRMVAGLEEISGGEIYIGDRLVNDIPPKDRGIAMVFQNYALYPHMTVYENMAFGLKLKKTPKDEIDRRVREAAEKLEITELLDRKPKEMSGGQRQRVALGRALVREPEVFLFDEPLSNLDAKLRVSMRVRIAQLHKELKTTMIYVTHDQVEAMTMGDRITVLKSGRIMQVDTPLNLYHYPANKFVAGFIGSPTMNLIDGELVEKEGKIYIDLSGTQIEIASEKAEKLKNHVGKKVVFGIRPENITVSESEDSFSKEGEINVVEQMGNEEYIYFSLNDHQFTCRLNSNFTQIKSSKTKKIFRFDTSKAHIFDAQTEENISL; this is translated from the coding sequence ATGTCAAGAGTGGTATTAAAAAAAGTTGAAAAACAATATCCAAACGGCTTTAAAGCAGTTCACGGCATAGACTTGGACATAAAAGATGGTGAATTTATGGTATTTGTAGGACCCTCAGGCTGTGCAAAATCAACAACGTTGAGAATGGTGGCAGGGCTTGAAGAAATAAGTGGCGGAGAAATATACATAGGTGACAGGCTAGTAAATGACATTCCGCCAAAGGACAGAGGAATAGCCATGGTGTTCCAAAATTATGCCTTGTATCCGCATATGACAGTTTATGAAAATATGGCATTTGGGTTAAAATTGAAAAAAACTCCAAAAGATGAAATTGACAGAAGAGTACGAGAAGCAGCAGAAAAGCTTGAGATAACAGAACTTTTGGATAGAAAGCCTAAAGAAATGTCAGGAGGGCAAAGACAAAGAGTTGCACTTGGAAGGGCGCTTGTAAGAGAGCCGGAAGTATTCTTGTTTGATGAGCCTTTATCAAACCTTGATGCCAAGTTGAGAGTTTCGATGCGTGTAAGAATTGCACAGCTTCACAAGGAACTGAAAACAACAATGATATATGTTACTCACGATCAAGTTGAAGCAATGACCATGGGAGACAGAATAACAGTATTAAAATCAGGGCGAATAATGCAGGTTGATACGCCGTTAAATCTGTATCACTATCCTGCCAATAAGTTCGTGGCTGGATTTATTGGTTCTCCCACTATGAACCTTATAGATGGTGAACTAGTGGAAAAAGAAGGAAAAATATACATAGATCTGAGTGGAACGCAAATTGAAATTGCAAGTGAAAAGGCTGAAAAATTGAAAAATCATGTTGGAAAAAAAGTTGTATTCGGAATACGGCCTGAAAATATAACAGTTTCTGAATCAGAAGACAGTTTTTCAAAAGAGGGGGAAATAAATGTAGTAGAACAGATGGGAAATGAAGAGTATATTTATTTTTCACTTAATGATCACCAATTTACTTGCAGATTAAATTCAAATTTCACACAAATTAAGAGCAGCAAAACGAAAAAAATATTTAGGTTCGATACTTCAAAAGCACATATATTTGATGCACAGACGGAAGAAAATATAAGCTTATAA
- the ytvI gene encoding sporulation integral membrane protein YtvI, with translation MASYKNFDFKKLYFLVYIALILLVVFIAFKLGIFLFPFTIALFLSILTRPFTRFLQRKLKLSKKLSTIISIVTFLILIFGAIGWGSLKLISEIYKLSQNLNNYSEMAQKLWVDNMAKIYTYLGNFPSGFTKQVNDTINSFISSGSARLGLFIKGLINFITSIPTLILYICITILATFFISLDRDKIVSFLEQQLPKSWLDKVFNIKTDMFTVLGSYIKAQIILMTICFFELLICLHLLSFLKLNVPYPLLMSIIICAIDALPILGAGTILIPWAVISFALADIKLGIALIIIYLFVLSVRQMLEPKLVSQNLGVHPLITLISMYSGFKIFGVIGFLIGPVVMIILKNVFSKELEAGFFRDIFGEPSDTVKSNNVKMDNAEIKAKEDIK, from the coding sequence ATGGCAAGCTACAAAAACTTTGACTTTAAAAAATTATATTTTCTTGTGTATATTGCTTTAATTCTGCTAGTTGTATTTATTGCATTCAAGCTTGGAATATTTTTATTCCCATTTACAATAGCATTGTTTCTATCAATATTGACACGACCGTTTACACGGTTTTTACAGCGAAAGTTAAAATTATCAAAAAAACTTTCTACAATAATTTCAATTGTAACATTTTTAATTCTAATTTTTGGCGCAATTGGATGGGGATCATTAAAGTTAATAAGCGAAATTTACAAATTATCACAGAACCTTAATAACTACAGTGAAATGGCACAAAAATTGTGGGTTGACAATATGGCAAAAATCTACACTTATTTGGGAAATTTCCCTTCAGGTTTTACAAAGCAGGTAAATGATACGATAAACAGCTTTATTTCATCAGGTTCTGCAAGGCTTGGACTATTTATAAAGGGGCTAATAAATTTTATTACTTCCATTCCGACATTAATTCTATATATCTGCATAACAATTTTAGCAACTTTCTTTATAAGCCTTGATAGAGATAAGATTGTATCATTCTTAGAACAGCAGCTGCCAAAATCTTGGCTAGACAAGGTATTTAATATAAAAACGGATATGTTTACTGTTCTAGGTTCCTACATAAAAGCGCAAATTATATTGATGACAATTTGTTTTTTTGAACTTTTAATCTGCCTGCACTTGCTGTCATTTTTAAAATTAAATGTACCATACCCTTTATTAATGTCAATTATAATCTGTGCAATTGACGCCTTGCCAATTTTGGGAGCCGGAACTATTTTAATCCCATGGGCAGTAATTTCCTTTGCACTAGCCGACATAAAACTGGGAATTGCATTAATAATAATTTATCTGTTTGTCCTTTCAGTTCGACAAATGCTGGAACCAAAACTAGTAAGCCAGAATTTAGGAGTTCATCCGTTAATCACATTAATTTCAATGTATTCAGGTTTCAAAATTTTCGGAGTAATCGGTTTTTTAATAGGCCCTGTTGTAATGATTATTTTGAAAAATGTATTTTCAAAGGAATTGGAAGCTGGATTTTTCCGGGATATTTTTGGAGAGCCTTCCGACACCGTCAAATCTAATAACGTCAAAATGGATAATGCTGAAATAAAAGCAAAAGAAGACATTAAATAA
- a CDS encoding V-type ATP synthase subunit D: MARLNVNPTRMELSRLKTRLKTAKSGHKLLKDKQDELMRQFIILIKQNRKLREEVEGKLQDSFKDFLLARGVMSDEMLENAIAYSEDKLFANIETKNVMSVIVPKMTFNRDLESAEVAYPYGYAQTSADLDDAVDGLNRVMKDLLELAEIEKACQLMADEVEKTRRRVNALEYMTIPQLEETIRYIQMKLDENERSSITRLMKVKDMMAEKA; this comes from the coding sequence ATGGCAAGATTAAATGTAAATCCTACAAGAATGGAGTTAAGCCGTTTAAAGACACGTCTAAAAACTGCCAAAAGCGGACACAAATTGTTGAAGGACAAGCAGGATGAACTTATGCGGCAATTTATAATTTTGATAAAGCAGAATAGAAAATTGCGTGAAGAAGTGGAAGGGAAATTGCAGGATTCGTTTAAGGATTTTCTGCTTGCAAGAGGGGTAATGTCTGATGAAATGCTGGAAAATGCCATTGCATATTCAGAAGATAAACTTTTTGCAAATATAGAAACTAAAAATGTAATGAGCGTAATTGTACCAAAAATGACTTTTAACAGGGATCTGGAAAGTGCAGAAGTAGCCTATCCTTATGGGTATGCACAAACATCTGCTGACTTGGATGATGCTGTTGACGGTTTGAACCGGGTAATGAAAGACTTGCTGGAACTGGCAGAAATTGAAAAGGCATGTCAGCTTATGGCAGATGAAGTGGAAAAGACAAGACGGCGTGTAAACGCACTGGAATATATGACAATTCCGCAGCTTGAAGAAACAATCCGTTATATCCAGATGAAGCTTGATGAAAATGAGAGATCAAGCATTACAAGGCTTATGAAAGTTAAGGATATGATGGCTGAAAAAGCATAA
- a CDS encoding V-type ATP synthase subunit B, giving the protein MLKEYKTIKEIVGPLMMVEGVEGIKYEELVEIETQNGELRRGRVLEVNGDKAVVQLFENSAGINLKDSKVRFLGRPLSLGVSEDMIGRVFDGLGRPKDNGPKIIPEKTLDINGTAINPVARDYPSEFIQTGVSAIDGLNTLVRGQKLPIFSGSGLPHAELALQIARQAKVLGTDSKFAVVFGAIGITFEEAQTFTEDFIKTGAIDRAVLFMNLANDPAIERLSTPKMALTCAEYLAFEKGMHVLVILTDLTNYCEALREVSAARKEVPGRRGYPGYLYTDLSTIYERAGRIKGREGSITQIPILTMPEDDKTHPIPDLTGYITEGQIILSRDLYKQNLMPPIDVLPSLSRLKDKGIGKGKTREDHADTMNQLFAAYATGKEAKELAVILGESALSETDKAFVRFTTAFEEQYVAQGFENNRTIEDTLNLGWDLLKILPRTELKRIRDEYLEKYLPAGDE; this is encoded by the coding sequence ATGCTTAAGGAATACAAAACTATTAAGGAAATTGTAGGGCCATTGATGATGGTTGAAGGTGTTGAAGGCATCAAGTATGAAGAGCTTGTTGAAATTGAAACTCAAAATGGAGAACTTCGTCGTGGACGTGTGCTTGAAGTAAATGGAGATAAGGCTGTAGTGCAGTTATTTGAAAATTCAGCCGGAATTAACTTGAAAGATTCAAAAGTAAGATTCTTGGGTAGGCCTTTATCTCTTGGAGTATCAGAAGATATGATAGGACGTGTATTTGATGGATTGGGACGTCCAAAAGATAACGGGCCGAAAATTATTCCTGAAAAGACATTGGATATAAATGGAACGGCTATAAATCCAGTTGCACGTGATTATCCGTCAGAATTTATCCAAACAGGAGTTTCTGCCATTGATGGGCTAAATACTCTTGTTAGGGGGCAAAAATTACCGATATTCTCTGGTTCAGGGCTTCCGCATGCAGAATTGGCGCTGCAAATTGCAAGACAGGCAAAAGTTTTGGGGACAGATTCAAAATTTGCGGTGGTATTTGGAGCGATTGGGATTACATTTGAAGAAGCTCAGACATTTACGGAAGACTTTATAAAAACAGGAGCGATAGACAGAGCAGTATTGTTTATGAACTTGGCTAATGATCCTGCAATTGAGCGTCTGTCCACACCAAAAATGGCACTTACTTGTGCAGAATACCTGGCATTTGAAAAAGGAATGCACGTACTTGTAATTTTAACTGACTTGACTAACTATTGTGAAGCGTTACGTGAAGTATCGGCAGCAAGAAAGGAAGTTCCAGGAAGAAGAGGATATCCAGGATACCTGTATACCGATTTATCAACAATTTATGAAAGAGCGGGAAGAATTAAAGGGCGTGAAGGTTCAATTACGCAAATACCGATTTTGACAATGCCTGAAGATGATAAGACTCACCCAATTCCAGATTTGACTGGATATATTACAGAAGGGCAAATAATCTTGTCAAGAGATCTGTATAAACAGAATTTGATGCCTCCAATTGACGTTTTACCCTCACTTTCAAGATTGAAGGATAAAGGGATTGGAAAAGGAAAGACAAGAGAGGATCATGCGGATACGATGAACCAATTGTTTGCGGCTTATGCGACTGGTAAGGAAGCGAAGGAACTGGCTGTGATATTGGGGGAATCGGCATTATCTGAAACTGATAAGGCATTTGTCAGATTTACAACTGCATTTGAGGAACAGTACGTGGCTCAAGGCTTTGAGAATAACCGAACTATTGAGGACACTTTAAATTTAGGATGGGATTTACTAAAAATACTACCAAGAACAGAGCTGAAAAGAATTAGAGATGAATATTTGGAAAAATATTTACCTGCAGGAGATGAATAG
- a CDS encoding V-type ATP synthase subunit A: MKTGKIIKVSGPLVVAEGMENANVYDVVRVSEKKLIGEIIEMRGDQASIQVYEETSGIGPGEEVFTTGEPLSVELGPGLIEAMFDGIQRPLKEYQEIAGDFLDKGVEVKPLNREKKWEFEPVLSAGATVETGDILGTVQETSVVSHKIMVPAGIKGTLKTIKSGSYTVVDTIAIIETEKGELVEVQMMQKWPVRRGRKYKQKLNPEAPLITGQRVIDTFFPVTKGGTACVPGPFGSGKTVVQHQMAKWADAEIIVYVGCGERGNEMTDVLMEFPEIIDPKTGQSLMKRTVLIANTSNMPVAAREASIYTGITIAEYFRDMGYSVAIMADSTSRWAEALREMSGRLEEMPGDEGYPAYLGSRAAEFYERAGKVICLGQDEREGALTVIGAVSPPGGDISEPVSQATLRIVKVFWGLDANLAYRRHFPAINWLNSYSLYQAKVDKWMDQNVGPEFSRNRARAMSLLQEENSLQEIVRLVGKDTLSEKDQLKLEIAKSIREDYLQQNAFMESDTYTSLEKQDRMLELVLKFYDEGLRGLENGAYLSEIIAMPVRERIARAKYLPEAELDKIKEIAKELETGIDELVNKGGVANA, from the coding sequence TTGAAAACAGGAAAAATAATAAAAGTATCTGGGCCTCTTGTTGTTGCGGAGGGTATGGAGAATGCCAATGTATATGACGTGGTAAGAGTTTCAGAGAAAAAATTGATAGGTGAAATTATTGAAATGAGAGGCGATCAGGCTTCCATTCAAGTATATGAAGAAACATCGGGAATTGGGCCAGGAGAAGAGGTTTTTACAACTGGAGAGCCTTTGAGTGTTGAACTGGGGCCTGGGCTTATTGAAGCGATGTTTGATGGGATTCAGCGTCCGCTAAAGGAATATCAGGAAATAGCAGGGGACTTTCTGGATAAAGGGGTAGAGGTAAAACCTTTAAACAGAGAGAAAAAATGGGAATTTGAGCCTGTATTATCTGCTGGGGCAACAGTTGAAACTGGGGATATTTTGGGAACTGTTCAGGAAACTTCTGTTGTAAGCCACAAAATTATGGTACCAGCTGGAATAAAAGGGACTTTGAAAACTATTAAAAGTGGAAGTTATACAGTAGTTGACACAATTGCGATTATTGAAACTGAAAAAGGTGAATTAGTAGAAGTTCAAATGATGCAAAAATGGCCAGTAAGACGTGGAAGAAAATATAAGCAGAAATTAAATCCAGAAGCTCCGTTAATTACAGGACAAAGGGTAATTGATACATTTTTCCCTGTAACTAAAGGAGGAACTGCATGTGTACCAGGGCCTTTCGGATCTGGAAAAACAGTTGTACAGCACCAAATGGCTAAATGGGCAGATGCAGAAATTATAGTTTACGTAGGATGTGGAGAACGTGGAAATGAGATGACAGACGTTCTTATGGAATTTCCAGAAATAATTGATCCAAAAACAGGACAATCATTAATGAAAAGAACTGTGCTTATAGCAAATACTTCGAATATGCCGGTTGCGGCCAGAGAGGCTAGTATTTATACAGGAATTACAATTGCTGAATATTTTAGGGATATGGGATATTCAGTGGCAATAATGGCAGATTCTACTTCAAGATGGGCAGAAGCTCTTAGGGAAATGTCTGGACGGCTGGAAGAAATGCCAGGAGATGAAGGGTATCCAGCTTATCTAGGTTCAAGAGCTGCAGAATTTTATGAAAGGGCAGGAAAAGTAATCTGCCTTGGACAAGATGAAAGAGAAGGGGCCTTGACTGTCATTGGAGCAGTTTCACCTCCAGGTGGAGATATTTCAGAGCCAGTATCACAGGCAACGCTTCGTATTGTTAAGGTGTTCTGGGGACTAGATGCGAATTTGGCATATAGACGTCATTTCCCGGCGATTAACTGGTTAAATTCATATTCGCTATATCAAGCAAAAGTAGACAAGTGGATGGATCAGAATGTAGGGCCTGAATTTTCTAGAAACAGAGCCCGTGCAATGTCGCTGTTACAAGAAGAAAACAGTTTGCAGGAAATTGTTAGGTTGGTTGGTAAGGATACTTTGTCAGAAAAGGATCAGCTTAAACTGGAAATTGCAAAATCAATAAGGGAAGATTATTTGCAGCAAAATGCGTTTATGGAATCGGATACGTATACTTCGCTTGAAAAACAGGACAGAATGCTGGAACTAGTATTAAAATTCTATGATGAAGGGTTAAGAGGACTTGAAAATGGAGCTTATTTAAGTGAAATTATCGCAATGCCCGTAAGAGAAAGAATTGCGAGAGCAAAATATCTGCCTGAAGCGGAATTAGATAAAATTAAAGAAATTGCAAAAGAATTGGAAACAGGAATAGATGAGCTTGTAAATAAAGGAGGTGTGGCAAATGCTTAA
- a CDS encoding V-type ATP synthase subunit F, producing the protein MHKIGVVGDKDSILSFKALGIDVYPVITKEEARSTIDEMASNNYGIIFVTEQVATLVESTVERYSREVLPAVILIPNNQGSLGIGLKKIDEYVEKAIGSNIF; encoded by the coding sequence ATGCATAAAATAGGCGTAGTTGGAGATAAGGATTCTATTTTATCATTTAAGGCACTAGGAATTGACGTGTACCCTGTTATTACAAAGGAAGAGGCAAGAAGCACAATTGATGAGATGGCAAGTAATAACTATGGTATTATCTTTGTGACAGAGCAAGTTGCCACATTGGTTGAAAGTACCGTTGAAAGATACAGCCGTGAAGTGCTTCCTGCTGTTATTTTGATTCCGAATAATCAGGGAAGTCTGGGAATTGGACTTAAAAAGATAGACGAATACGTTGAGAAGGCAATAGGATCTAATATATTTTAG
- a CDS encoding V-type ATP synthase subunit C: MNRMDYGQSVVTIRVLEKRLLTRNRLERMIEAQTPEEVLKLLGETEYSQDMADIHGSQDYETILKRETERVFSIVRSMVKNTAIVDILSLKYDYHNLKVLLKSKITGKDFSNLLMQAGTIDAGKFKTKFELQSHDLPQEILDAINEVQKDFEENHNPQRIDIIVDKHYFKNLARLAKEIDVKVITDYVEGLIDFQNMITLLRVQKQNRDAKFLETVIFDGGTISRNKIVESINDNIDTILNKFKKEKLGIYLAKGLETFNETKRLSELEKISDNYLMELNKESKYVVFGPEPLFTYLVAKEREINAVRMIMVSKINNIGSDKIRERLRETYA, encoded by the coding sequence ATGAATAGAATGGATTACGGACAAAGTGTCGTAACTATTAGAGTGCTGGAAAAGAGGCTCTTGACTAGAAACAGGCTGGAACGTATGATAGAAGCCCAGACTCCCGAAGAAGTGCTAAAATTATTGGGAGAAACGGAATATTCTCAAGACATGGCTGATATTCATGGCAGTCAGGATTATGAAACAATACTGAAAAGAGAAACGGAGCGTGTTTTTTCCATTGTGAGAAGCATGGTTAAAAATACTGCAATTGTTGATATCTTATCTCTTAAATATGATTATCATAATTTAAAGGTGTTATTAAAAAGTAAAATAACAGGAAAAGATTTTTCAAATTTGCTTATGCAGGCTGGAACGATTGATGCCGGAAAATTTAAGACAAAGTTTGAACTGCAAAGTCATGATTTGCCGCAGGAAATTCTGGATGCAATTAATGAAGTGCAGAAGGACTTTGAAGAAAATCATAATCCGCAAAGAATTGACATAATTGTAGACAAGCACTATTTTAAAAATTTAGCAAGACTGGCAAAAGAAATTGATGTAAAAGTTATTACTGACTATGTTGAAGGGCTGATTGACTTTCAAAATATGATAACTTTGCTTAGAGTGCAAAAACAGAACCGTGATGCAAAATTTTTGGAAACTGTTATTTTTGACGGTGGAACAATTTCAAGAAATAAGATTGTTGAGTCAATAAATGACAATATAGATACTATTTTGAACAAGTTTAAGAAGGAAAAACTGGGAATATATCTGGCAAAGGGATTGGAAACATTTAATGAAACAAAAAGATTATCGGAACTTGAAAAAATTTCGGATAATTACCTGATGGAATTAAATAAGGAATCAAAATATGTTGTATTTGGGCCAGAGCCATTGTTTACCTATCTAGTTGCAAAAGAGCGTGAAATTAATGCAGTCAGAATGATAATGGTAAGCAAGATAAACAACATAGGATCGGATAAAATAAGGGAAAGGTTGCGTGAAACTTATGCATAA
- a CDS encoding V-type ATP synthase subunit E, with amino-acid sequence MSNLNNLTSKILNDAKEQADKIVKSAEDKAKQKYDLEIKKVTAKKQTLLENARRERELLSDRIKSSANLKVRNEKLKAKQTVIDKVIDKLKTRLVNMDEKEYINYLTQNIDKKSIAGKELIVKKEFLDKVKAKFPNAKVKENEFVTSGFIIEENGIQENYTFEVKLDFMRDELEVEISKLLFS; translated from the coding sequence ATGTCTAATTTAAATAATTTAACCTCAAAAATATTAAATGATGCTAAAGAACAAGCAGACAAAATTGTAAAAAGTGCTGAGGATAAAGCAAAGCAAAAATACGATTTGGAAATAAAAAAGGTTACTGCTAAAAAGCAAACATTGCTTGAAAATGCGAGAAGAGAGCGTGAACTGCTTTCAGACAGAATTAAGTCAAGCGCAAACTTAAAAGTTAGAAATGAAAAATTAAAGGCAAAGCAGACAGTAATTGATAAAGTTATAGATAAACTAAAAACAAGACTTGTTAATATGGATGAAAAGGAGTACATTAATTACCTGACTCAGAATATTGATAAAAAATCTATAGCAGGAAAAGAGTTAATCGTAAAAAAAGAATTTTTAGACAAGGTTAAAGCTAAATTTCCAAATGCAAAAGTGAAGGAAAATGAGTTTGTAACTTCAGGATTTATCATTGAAGAAAATGGAATCCAGGAAAATTACACTTTTGAAGTGAAATTGGATTTTATGAGAGATGAGCTGGAAGTTGAAATTTCAAAACTTTTATTTTCATAA
- a CDS encoding V-type ATP synthase subunit K encodes MNFSQFLVQNGGIVMATLGAALATLLAGIGSAKGVGIVGEVATGLMSEEPEKFGKSLVLQLLPGTQGLYGFVIGLMVLGKLKPEMTLQTGLGILMACLPIAIAGYGSAIAQGRVAASGISLLAKNEEQNTKGIIYSVMVETYALLAFVVSIMLLGRF; translated from the coding sequence ATGAATTTTTCACAGTTTTTAGTACAAAATGGAGGAATCGTAATGGCGACATTAGGTGCGGCATTAGCGACATTATTAGCAGGTATTGGATCTGCAAAAGGTGTAGGTATCGTTGGGGAAGTGGCCACTGGACTTATGAGTGAAGAGCCTGAAAAGTTTGGTAAATCGTTAGTATTGCAGTTATTGCCAGGAACACAAGGATTATATGGTTTTGTTATTGGACTTATGGTATTAGGGAAATTAAAACCTGAAATGACTTTGCAAACAGGATTAGGAATTTTAATGGCTTGCCTGCCAATCGCAATCGCAGGTTACGGTTCAGCAATCGCACAAGGAAGAGTTGCCGCATCTGGTATCAGTTTGCTTGCAAAAAATGAGGAACAAAACACAAAAGGTATTATTTACTCAGTAATGGTTGAAACTTATGCACTATTGGCATTCGTTGTATCAATTATGCTGCTAGGAAGATTTTAA